The genomic region AGACAGTTGATGTCCAACTCGAAACCCGGCTCGACGAACGGAAAATATCCGGGACGAAGCCTGGTTTTAATTTCTTTTTCGAAAATTCTCGATAACAAAACCTGCATCGTGTCGATCAGGTTCGCGGCGGAAATATTCTTACCAACGACCATTCCTTCGATCTGATAAAACGTGTGTTCGTGGGAAGCGTCGACTTCCTCGTAACGAAAAACTCTTCCGGGCGCGATGATACGAAACGGAGGTTTCAATTTTCTTAATGTTCTTACTTGGATCGCGGATGTATGAGTTCTTAAAAGGTTTCCGTTTTCAAGATAAAACGTATCCTGCATTTCTCTCGCGGGATGATCTTCGGTAAAGTTCAATGCGCCGAAGTTATTCGTATCCGTTTCGATCTCCGGTCCGTCCATAACGCTGAAGCCCATGGACGCGAAGATGTCCTCGATCTCGTATTGAATCTGAGTGATCGGATGCAAACTTCCGTTGGAAGGTCCCGGAAGCGGCCTAAGCGCGTCGAAAAATTCGGAAGCGGCCTGCGTTTCAAAAAGTTTTTTCTTAAGAGAGGTTTTGGTTTCGGCTACGAAAATTTCGAGCTTCTTCGAAAGCTCGTTCGCTTTTTGACCGACCGTCTTTTTTTCCTCGATGGAAAGAGACGCGACATTCTTAAGAACCGCGGTCAGCTTTCCTTTTTTGCCGATAAAATCGTTTTTATTCTTATCTAAATCCTCTTCGGAAACGGACGCTCCGATTTTTTGGATCGCTTCTTGATAAATGGAATCGAGTTCCTGAGATAAGTTCATACGTGTTTCCGAGCCAATTCGACCAACCCCGGATAAATACCGCCAAAGGAGCCGTTGGACATGGCTAAGATCAGAATTTTCTGTCCCGTAAATTGGGGAATCATTTTCTCAAGTTTTGCAAGCAACTCCGCCGGATCCTTCGCATAAACCGGAATGGTTTTTGAATTCTTTAAGAGCTTCTGAACGAGTTTTTTCACGTCCAGACGAATGTCCTTGGAAACCTTTTTCAAATTATGGATTTCTGTAAGAATGGTCAGATCGGAACCGAGAAAAGAATACGAATATTCCTTCTGAAAAACGTTACGATGGGAAGTCGCGCTTCTCGGTTCGAAAAGGGAAATGATCTTATAACCGTGAAAT from Leptospira kmetyi serovar Malaysia str. Bejo-Iso9 harbors:
- the pheS gene encoding phenylalanine--tRNA ligase subunit alpha codes for the protein MNLSQELDSIYQEAIQKIGASVSEEDLDKNKNDFIGKKGKLTAVLKNVASLSIEEKKTVGQKANELSKKLEIFVAETKTSLKKKLFETQAASEFFDALRPLPGPSNGSLHPITQIQYEIEDIFASMGFSVMDGPEIETDTNNFGALNFTEDHPAREMQDTFYLENGNLLRTHTSAIQVRTLRKLKPPFRIIAPGRVFRYEEVDASHEHTFYQIEGMVVGKNISAANLIDTMQVLLSRIFEKEIKTRLRPGYFPFVEPGFELDINCLVCEGKGCPVCKHSGWLELLPCGLIHPNVLSHAGLDPKEWTGFAFGLGLDRLVMMRYGIHDIRYFQSGNLRFLKQF